In Lathyrus oleraceus cultivar Zhongwan6 chromosome 2, CAAS_Psat_ZW6_1.0, whole genome shotgun sequence, the DNA window aggttttcatccaaacttgtttgttagctagagatagtaacgaatgattttgttcaccataaggttgaaccaaaaagttgtcattttgatagattgtgttcgagagaaacaatggatcaaaatggcaaaactcacaatatgtgttcgagagaaacatattgagaggactttgtgaaatgatttatcatctaaaggagtttataagattgttgaccgagcaaatacatgcaaagtgatcattgaaacctaactttgacaatatttctcgtttaatcaaaccataacttttaccgcaatttattactttttatgcaagataacttgattaaaaccaaaaccctattgttacattgagctaagattaatacaaccattgaacggcggtgatatcttacaatccctgtggatacgataacaaaaacccgacacgaaatatacaaTTTCAACAACCATGTCCTATGACGCCTATATACAAAAATTAAGTCCATGTGCCATACCATCTAACTATTCTTTTTATGGGCAGTTTTTTTTTCTTGAAACATGATTACTTTGgtatattttttgaaaatataattattttagaaatttttttgaaaaatataattatttaaaaaaaatatctCAAAGCTAAGATGGGATGGAAGATGATACAATAATCACAAACACAACGTTCTTTTTAAAACTATGAAATACTATCAAAGAAGTTGAAATGAGAGAATTGAGAAATGATTCTCATTGAATTGAATAGTACAAATGAATACAAACATCATAGAAGTACCATGTAACAACTGTTAGCTACCATAAACCTCACTAACAATCCCTTTAACCACAACTCTGATTATCACCTAACAGTTTACATTTTTACCTTTAACACTTGCTAAAAAAACAAAAGAATATGAAGTAATGACAttacaaaatgaaaattcaaaactACTTTCAAGCTACACATAATTTTCACATGGTGACCATGCTATTCTAAGATAGATAATAGTTACTTTCTTTCCATCCTCCTATGTCTTCTTCAATATTAAGTTCATCTTCCACCTATTTCCAACAAAGAAAAAAATCAACCAAAACTCAATTACCATAACTACATACATATAAAACATTTAAATGCACTTAAAGTTAGCATCATTAGCAATTGTTTAACTAGCATGATAATATATATGACCTTTGGAGTAAAAGTAATGGCAACATCAACTTCTCCACGATAAGATTGATCTGCACGAACAACTCTATACTTGAGAGGTGGAAGCTTAGAAACTCCATTTTCTACACCTTGAGTCAACAAATCCTTCACATAGATTCTGTTCAAAGAACACATGAACAAATTAACAAAAAGAAACATGGTTAGAGCTATAGATGATAATGAAGTAGTAATCATTACATGGTTTGTCCAATGAAGTCATCAGCAGAAAAGCTGTCTTTGTCCATAATCTTGAGAATGATTTTGTGTTTATcttttgatccaaaactctcTACTTTGAACATAAATTTCTCATCCCATATATGCTTTCTTCCTCTACCTACATCAAAAAAACCATTAGAATACTAATTTATTTCAAGCATTATTTAAATAAAGATgttgaataataataataataataataataataataataaagttaCCTTTAGCAACAGTGCTCTTATGCTCTTGGCCTTCATATTGTATCAAAACATAAGGATCTTCCATTCCACCTAAAATAATAAACAAAGAGTtgttaaaaatatataataaaaataagttattaatttttaaaaaaaaaggcAAGGAAGTTTTTATGTAGTACCAAAGAAACAAGTGGCATTGAGGCCTTTGGCTTTGAGAAGATGCAGTTCCATGAACCCTATTGGCATGTCTTTGAGTATATGAAGATTAAGATTGAAATATTATGATGTATTTGAAGAATGTATTTTAGGGTTTAAGTGGATGTTTATGATTATGGAAGGAGTTGAAGTTTGTTTATATAGATAGAGTTTTCAGAAGATGAAGACTTGGTATGGTATATGGATAGAAAAATCAAAGGAAACGATGTGGACCACACACGGTCAATTGTATTGTGTACCTTAATATTGGTCTTAAATGAATAAAGAATTGTCAATTTGTTTGGAAA includes these proteins:
- the LOC127118286 gene encoding elicitor-responsive protein 1, which encodes MPIGFMELHLLKAKGLNATCFFGGMEDPYVLIQYEGQEHKSTVAKGRGRKHIWDEKFMFKVESFGSKDKHKIILKIMDKDSFSADDFIGQTIIYVKDLLTQGVENGVSKLPPLKYRVVRADQSYRGEVDVAITFTPKVEDELNIEEDIGGWKESNYYLS